The following proteins are encoded in a genomic region of Triticum dicoccoides isolate Atlit2015 ecotype Zavitan chromosome 1B, WEW_v2.0, whole genome shotgun sequence:
- the LOC119300402 gene encoding membrane protein PM19L-like, whose amino-acid sequence MAGVSRSMVAPLLVLNLVMYIVVIGLASWNLNHFINGTTNYAGVAGNGATFYFLVFAILAGVVGAASKLAGVHHVRTWRGDSLATSASSALVAWAITALAFGLACKEIHVGGHRGWRLRVLEAFIIILAFTQLLYVMALHAGLFGNQFGDGYAAEHQYGDHHHKGMGTGAATARV is encoded by the coding sequence ATGGCGGGCGTGAGCCGGAGCATGGTGGCGCCGCTGCTGGTGCTGAACCTGGTGATGTACATCGTCGTCATCGGCCTCGCCAGCTGGAACCTCAACCACTTCATCAACGGCACCACCAACTACGCCGGCGTGGCCGGCAACGGCGCCACCTTCTACTTCCTCGTCTTCGCCATCCTGGCCGGCGTGGTGGGCGCCGCCTCCAAGCTCGCCGGCGTGCACCACGTCCGGACCTGGCGCGGGGACAGCCTCGCCACCAGCGCCTCCTCGGCCCTCGTCGCCTGGGCCATCACGGCGCTCGCCTTCGGGCTGGCGTGCAAAGAGATCCACGTCGGCGGGCACCGCGGCTGGCGGCTCCGGGTTCTCGAGGCGTTCATCATCATACTCGCCTTCACCCAGCTGCTCTACGTCATGGCGCTCCACGCAGGTCTCTTCGGCAACCAGTTCGGCGACGGGTACGCCGCGGAGCACCAGTACGGCGACCACCATCACAAGGGCATGGGCACCGGCGCCGCCACAGCCAGGGTCTGA